The following is a genomic window from Neofelis nebulosa isolate mNeoNeb1 chromosome 12, mNeoNeb1.pri, whole genome shotgun sequence.
TGCAACTCAGGTTTACTTTCTGCttaggttcatgagtttgagtcccacatcaggctctgtgctgaacagggCCCCACCCACtcgagttctctctctcaaaataaataaacttcaatatACACTGAATAAATTCCTGGTAAAATTACTAACAAGTGAATGGAAGAAAAACTGTATAAAAGGTTTTAAGAAAAAGTCTCTCTGGATGTTGCTAACTGGGGTAGGCAAAGGACGGCCTTATAAAGATgcaaatttaggggcgcctgggtggcgcagtcggttaagcggccgacttcagccaggtcacgatctcgcggtctgtgagttcgagccccgcgtcgggctctgtgctgacagctcggagcctggagcctgtttccaaatctgtgtctccctctctctctgcccctcccccgttcatgctctgtgtctctctgtcccaaaaataaataaaaaacgttgaaaaagatgcaaatttaattgaaaattttttgaCATTATAAAACCAAGATAATGAGGGACTCACAATTTGCATCTTACCAGAGGTTATGTTAATATTTCCTGCTTCAATTCCAGCTTTCAGTCCTTCTTTCCCCAAAATCCCAGACTCTCCTTTGGCCAGAcgctccctctccttctcttccaaaCTTCCGTAATAGATATGTGGTTTCTTCACAACAGGAGCAACTAAGTCATCAGGTGCCTTAGTTTTGGTTGCCTGCTAAATCAAAAACCTGGATTAACTTAAGGCTCAGTCTTAGCAATTCACTAGGCTTCCCCCAAAGGACGGAGCTTCAATCCTATTTCCTCCCCAAAGGACAAGCTGGACACCAGTTAAGGTATTTTCACTGATTGGgtggggcgcggggggcgggggtgtctCTTAAACACTTAGGTTCTGCAGATAGGAAGAGGCTGGAAAAACTAGTGAATTACTTTTGGTAATTTTTCTATCAAAGGTTTGCTTTGGCACATGTTCACATCATTCGGTGGCAATCTCTTCTTGGGTTTTATGAAACACCCGAGGCTTCGGCTCATCACAGGggaaagaaaggataacaaaTAACCAACGCAATTTTTAAGGGGGAACAAGTTAGTTACCGGCCTACACATTTCAAACGTTTTCAGTCGTAAGGCAACAGACATGAAGTTGGAAGGCCTTATTACAATTAAGAAGTCTGACACAGACATACATCTGGGCCACAACACTACTCCCTTTCAGAGCTCCGTTTTTGGACCAGTCGGAAGAGGTATTTACCGTTAGGGGCTATAGTGAGAGATGCAAATCAACTAAAACACAGGCAAGCACTCAGAGATCAGGAAAACACGGCTGCGCTAAGGCAGGACCGAGCCTCGCAGCCTTTCACCTCAGTCCTCCACCGCCTTAGCCCGTTCCCGAGCGGCCCCAACTCCCAAGAACACCTTCCCAGCCCCCTTCGCGCTTCTTGCCGGAGTGAGCTGACATCCGTACCGTGGAGGAGGCTCGTGAGGAAGCCATGCTGAGCTCTGGAGCCGCGAAACCCCAGCCGAAGCCGAGATCTGCGTTTCAGACCGTCCACCGCGCGCCCAGCAAAGCGGAAGTACGTCACCGACCGGAAGTGGGCCGAGGGCCGACGCAGCGTCCTGGGTGACGGGTAGCATGATGGGAATCGTAGTAGGCGAGAGTCGTGGCGCCAATCGAAGAGCCTCTAAGGAAAGCGGGAGGAGGACGAGGTTCTGCAGGAGGGAGGTCCAGAGCAGTCTGGGAAGTGTAGTCCAGTGAGCTTAGCAGGAGACTCGCGGTGGGCGCCGGGGTTCCGGGAAGAGGCTGAGCTGGGTTGAAAAGAGGTAGGTGCGTCGAGTCGCGCGGCCCTGGGCTGAACTCCGGTAGCAAATGGAGGGCTTCCGAGGCCGGTTGTCGCTCTTGGCCCTAATAAGAGGGGCTTCACGCCTCCTGAGCGGAGGGCCATGTTGCCATGGACACCCTCTCCCTGGACTCGTGAGTGCCGCTCTGCAGCTGCGGAGGGAGTGCTGTTCTCCGCTGTGGGGACGTTGTCCCAGGGCCTTCCTCTGAGTTGGGTGAATTTTTGGTGTATTTGAGCAGTGGCGACAGATTAGGCTCAAAGAGCCCTCTAGcgccaaagtaaaaataaagacccGGAGGAGGAGGTACGGCCTGCTTTTGTTGAAGTTTGTATTCAGCCTGGTCTTTGTGTCTGACTCCGAGTGAGATGATGCCCACGAAAGCGTCAGGTAAACTGAGCCCGGGCAACTCTGCGTGGCCCTGGGTTCCGCTGGGTGCTGGGACATCGGAGATAACAAGGCAAAGGTTTTGCCCCCGTGTTGGGGGTGGACATGCTTAAACTGTTGGTGTTTCTTGAGCTGGACAGCccgccctccccttccccaagggcaattacaataataatagctattgtttattgagtgtttactaaaTGCCAAGTCACGTTCTAGGAACTTGCTGTGCATTACGTCGTTCAATCTATGCAACAACAGAGTACAGAAACCTGAGGAAACTAAGGGCCAGTGAAAGATGAAACTAATTGTCCAAGATCAGTGGCGGGTGGCATTAGAATCTCGCCCCCTGCCCTTTGGCCTCCCGAGGGAGCGCTTTTGCCCGTTACTCTGTACTGCCTCCTAGTGGCGAGCTTTTCACAGTTTgcagaaaagtgaagaaaacccACAGCagggtttttcttccttttaagtaTTCTTTCCTCCCTTATTCCCCCCTTGGAACTTTGGCTTCCTCTACCATTTGTTTACATTGAATTCAAGATAGTATTTGATTTCAtacaaagcaattttgaaatgtAATGTGCCAGCCGGTTCTGTTCCAAGCTTCCAGGGAGGATACATTGCTTCCTTCGTATACTTCAGAGTCTCTAGCTACTTCCTAGATAGatgtaataataatttatatctgTACATACTCTTTgaaagtaagctccacacccaacatggggtttgaactcatgaccctgagattaagactaTGTATGCACtacctaccgactgagccagacagacGCCCCTGTAATTGTACATACTCTAAAGGAGCTTTCACTGACAacattctcatttaattttcaccatGTAGGTTTTATAGGAGGCTGACATTTGTTAACCAAACTGAACAGCctcaacttcatttttaatatagaGCTAATTTTGTCAGCTTCAGAGGGTTTCTGTGTTAAAATAAAAGTCCAAAGAAGGGGAGTGGAAAAGCGTAGCACAGCGTTCAAGAAAAGTTCGTTTCGTCTAATTGGGGTGTCTTAGTTTATTCAACAACACATTTACTGACTGGTTATTATAGATTCACACTACTTGGGGCAATGGAGACTGTAAAGATGTTGCCCTCAACAGCTTGTGAACTCAGTTGGGGAGTTTCACTGTCTTTAAGGAAATTGTTTTTTGTTAGCATAAGCATCACCTTGGGTTTTCAGAGTGTTCTTTTGAGCCTCTTGGCGTacttgttctctctgcctggaatgcccttccttaccctcctttctctgcctgcccTTCACAAGTCAGCTTAGAgatctcctccaggaagtcttccacATCCCTGTCTACCCCACACTCTGCCCAGACTGGATTGGGTGCCTGTGTGGTGCCATCGTGTTATCCTCATCATCTTATTAGAGTATGTTGCAATTTTCTGTTTACGTGTTTGTTTTCCCCACAGACTGCGACTATGCCTTTCAACTCTGTAGCCGGAGCACAAGAAgtgtttgtttaatgaatgacCTGTCCATTTAGGACCTATTTAGACCCTGAGGATAACCCCGTGAATTGTGAGTTATATGGAGTTTGCCTAAAATTTAGTAAACTGATTTCAGTATTCAGGAAATCTCTTACAGATTCACAGATCTCTTACAGTTCTCACACAGAGCTGAACAACTTTAACGGCCGTGTACTCTCCCACTAACTATACCGAATTAAGatgtgatcatttatttatttatttaatttatttttaagatgtgatattttaactttattctcTAAGGTGGAATGTTTCTTTAAATGTGACTGGAGCATAAGATTAAGGCGATTATTGCCTAGAATTCTCTTTTATAGGcagcttgctcttttttttttttccttgaaaactgttttttttgGAATTGCGGAGTTACAGATCTCCATCATGTAATAATCATACATCAAATGACATCAAAGTGTCTGTGTGAACCCAAATGAGTCTTTTGTATCACTGTTCATTTAGCATGCATGCTGACAAATTGATCTTGTATTTGTAGCTGAGGTTTTTCCCCTCCAGTTTTTCGTCCTGTGCTATTTCTAACAGCTGACAGTTCACTGGGTCTGGCCCTTGGGGTTGATCTCATTATGCTGCGGCGAAAACCAACCCGCCTGGAGCTGAAGCTTGATGACATCGAGGAGTTTGAGAGCATTCGAAAGGACCTGGAGGTAAGAATACAACTTTTGAACCCTTAGGGATATTTAAAACAATAGCTCTTAACTTTTGAATTCCAGACGCTTAGACCAATAGCTTATTTGAAACCTCTATTTGGATGCTTTACAGGCATCTCAGACTTAAtgtgttagtttcctgtggcttgctataacaaattaccacaaaattggtggtttaaaacaacagaaatctatttttttaccattctgtaggccagaaatctgaaatcagtgTGAGTGGtcccaaatcaaggtgtcagcaggacccgtgctccctccagaggctctggaGGAGAATCCATTCCTTGACTCTCAGCTTCTGGTAGCCATTGGtattccttgacttgtggctACATCACTTCAATCTCTGTGTCCACGATCACATTGTTTTCTCTTGTTCTGTCTGTGAAATCTCCCTTGGCCCTCTCTTACAAGGATACATGTGATGGCgtttagggcccacccagataattcaggataatgtctccatttcaagatccttatcacatctgcaaagacccttttcccaTGTAAGGCAACATTTAGAGGTTCAGGGATTAGGACCTAAGAGCTTTGGAGGTCACCGTTCAGCCTACTGAACTGAACACGTTAGAACAAAAaacctcttgatttttttcctcaaggCAGTTCCACCTCAGTGTTCCCTTGTGGGTATCTATATAGATGCTCGAGCCAGAAATCTAGGAGTCACTCCTGAGTTCTAGCTTTTCCTtaccctttattttttccctgtgCGTCTCCACGGTTACAACCCCAGTCCAAGTAACCATCATCTTTCTCTGTACAATCTCAGTTGCGTCTTAAATGGTCTTCCTACTTGCATTTTAGTTTCGTTAATCC
Proteins encoded in this region:
- the CDC26 gene encoding anaphase-promoting complex subunit CDC26 isoform X1, giving the protein MTCPFRTYLDPEDNPVNSDSSLGLALGVDLIMLRRKPTRLELKLDDIEEFESIRKDLENRKKQKEEVDVVGISDGEGAIGLSSDPKNREQMINDRIGYKPQPKPNNRSSQFGSFEF